The Ornithodoros turicata isolate Travis chromosome 7, ASM3712646v1, whole genome shotgun sequence genome includes a region encoding these proteins:
- the LOC135400761 gene encoding uncharacterized protein LOC135400761 translates to MLFSVVFLGFLATGALAGSKYEANSYIDTVLRNYLPNNVRNLKLDPASLPEFQVKLAGKNLLKTFKAKLKHGQLNGLSHVVKRRGDCSATGWQGRNVTLGCWLALDGLRSHFDVSSKGDSFFDSKKKYAVDLVVNNTNFFVEVTQQKPRLPSVKTLTVANISFNLTASKTLDLNSQRWKQLEASVKEVVQGGVRDLLYGPFRKALELSVKTLQLPTP, encoded by the exons ATGTTGTTCAGTGTGGTCTTCCTTGGGTTCCTTGCCACTG GTGCTCTCGCCGGTTCGAAATATGAAGCCAATTCCTATATAGACACCGTGCTGCGCAATTATCTCCCAAACAACGTTCGCAATCTGAAACTGGACCCTGCCAGTCTACCGGAGTTTCAGGTTAAACTTGCGGGGAAGAACTTGCTGAAGACCTTCAAAGCCAAACTTAAACACGGACAACTGAACGGCCTTTCTCATGTCGTCAAGCGCCGTGGTGACTGCTCTGCCACTGGGTGGCAGGGAAGGAATGTCACCCTTGGGTGCTGGCTTGCGCTGGATGGATTGAGGAGCCACTTCGATGTTTCGTCCAAAGGCGATTCTTTTTTCGACAGCAAAAAGAAGTACGCGGTTGACTTGGTTGTCAACAACACCAACTTCTTCGTCGAAGTCACTCAGCAAAAGC CTAGGTTGCCGTCTGTGAAGACGTTGACTGTCGCCAATATCTCCTTCAACCTGACCGCCTCCAAGACTCTTGACCTGAATAGTCAGCGATGGAAGCAACTGGAGGCATCAGTAAAAGAAGTCGTCCAGGGAGGCGTCCGCGACCTCTTGTACGGCCCCTTCAGGAAGGCATTGGAGCTCTCTGTTAAGACACTTCAACTGCCGACGCCTTGA